A single genomic interval of Saccharothrix saharensis harbors:
- a CDS encoding DUF4255 domain-containing protein, with protein sequence MIHEVDEGIRRLLHAGGVPGGGGELAFEAPTTDWTARRNAPTVNVFLYDIREDQTRRSTGNLEVLARDHLVAHRRPPRWFRLSYLVTAWTNRPQDEHRLLSEALACLACHSRLAEEWLTGSLADLDLTVLVESGGPVSEGRAATDVWSALGGRLKPAINLVVTAPVAGPLTPLPPTADAGLVLVDHPDNAPRRLRYDDNPHNTHPQHTGPEHTGPEHTGPGSSPEGSDDRSPGDRLSPEHGFAPPRPRPPDRRRRNTPIR encoded by the coding sequence GTGATCCACGAGGTCGACGAGGGCATCCGCCGCCTGCTCCACGCCGGCGGCGTCCCCGGCGGGGGCGGCGAGCTGGCGTTCGAAGCACCCACCACCGACTGGACCGCGCGCCGCAACGCCCCCACCGTCAACGTGTTCCTCTACGACATCCGCGAGGACCAGACCCGGCGCAGCACGGGCAACCTCGAAGTCCTCGCCCGCGACCACCTGGTGGCCCACCGCCGACCACCCCGCTGGTTCCGGCTGTCCTACCTGGTCACGGCCTGGACCAACCGCCCCCAGGACGAACACCGCCTGCTGTCCGAGGCACTGGCCTGCCTGGCCTGCCACAGCCGGCTGGCCGAGGAGTGGCTGACCGGCTCACTGGCCGACCTGGACCTGACGGTACTGGTGGAGTCGGGCGGCCCGGTCTCCGAGGGCCGCGCCGCCACCGACGTGTGGTCCGCCCTGGGCGGCCGGCTGAAACCGGCCATCAACCTCGTCGTGACCGCCCCGGTCGCCGGCCCCCTGACCCCACTACCCCCTACCGCCGACGCCGGCCTCGTCCTGGTCGACCACCCCGACAACGCCCCCCGACGCCTGCGCTACGACGACAACCCGCACAACACCCACCCACAGCACACCGGGCCCGAGCACACGGGTCCCGAGCACACCGGGCCAGGCAGCAGCCCCGAAGGCTCCGACGACCGCAGCCCCGGCGACCGCCTCTCCCCCGAGCACGGCTTCGCTCCCCCGCGCCCCCGCCCACCCGACCGCCGCCGCCGCAACACCCCGATCCGCTGA